From one Bos indicus isolate NIAB-ARS_2022 breed Sahiwal x Tharparkar chromosome 16, NIAB-ARS_B.indTharparkar_mat_pri_1.0, whole genome shotgun sequence genomic stretch:
- the TRAF5 gene encoding TNF receptor-associated factor 5 isoform X1, with protein MAYFEEQGGVPCGFTRQNSGNSISLDFEPDAEYQFVERLEERYKCAFCHSVLHNPHQTGCGHRFCHQCILALRELDTVPLCPVDKEVIKSQEVFKDNCCKREVLNLYVFCKNAPRCNAKIILGRYQDHLQHCLFQPVQCSNENCREPVLRKDLKEHLSAYCQFREEKCLYCKKDVVVINLQNHEENLCPDYPVSCPNKCLQTIPRTEVDEHLAVCPEAEQDCPFKNYGCAVKDKRGNLQEHERSALRDHMLLVLEKNFQLEEQISDLYKSLEQKESKIQQLAEMVKKFEKEFKQFAQLFGKNGSFLSNMQVLASHIDKSAWLEVQVRQLLQMANQQQSKFDLKPLVEAIDTVKQKITLLETNDQRLVVLEGETNKHDAHINIHKAQLNKNEERFKLLESACYNGKLIWKVTDYKLKKKEALDGHTVSIFSQPFYTSRCGYRLCARAYLNGDGSGKGTHLSLYFVVMRGEFDSLLQWPFRQRVTLMLLDQSGKKNHIMETFKADPNSSSFKRPDGEMNIASGCPRFVAHSTLENAKNTYIKDDTLFLKVAVDLTDLEDL; from the exons ATGGCCTATTTTGAGGAGCAAGGAGGAGTGCCCTGTGGTTTCACCCGCCAGAATTCTGGCAACTCCATCTCCTTGGACTTCGAGCCCGACGCGGAGTACCAGTTTGTGGAGCGGTTGGAAGAGCGCTACAAGTGTGCCTTCTGCCACTCAGTGCTTCACAACCCCCACCAGACGGGCTGTGGGCACCGCTTCTGCCACCAGTGCATCCTGGCCCTGAG AGAATTGGACACAGTCCCACTCTGCCCTGTAGATAAGGAGGTGATCAAATCTCAGGAG GTGTTTAAAGATAATTGCTGCAAAAGGGAAGTCCTCAATTTGTATGTGTTTTGCAAAAATGCTCCCAGATGTAATGCCAAGATTATTCTGGGACGATACCAG GACCACCTTCAGCACTGCCTGTTCCAGCCTGTGCAGTGTTCTAATGAAAACTGTCGGGAGCCAGTCCTTCGCAAAGATCTGAAAGAGCATCTGAGCGCATACTGCCAGTTTCGAGAGGAAAAATGCCTTTATTGCAAAAAGGATGTGGTAGTCATCAATctacag AATCACGAGGAAAACCTGTGTCCTGACTACCCAGTATCTTGTCCCAACAAGTGTTTGCAGACCATTCCAAGAACTGAG GTGGATGAACACCTGGCCGTGTGTCCTGAAGCTGAACAAGACTGTCCTTTTAAGAACTATGGCTGTGCTGTAAAG GATAAACGGGGGAACCTGCAGGAACATGAGCGTTCGGCCTTACGGGACCACATGcttctggttttagaaaagaactTCCAATTAGAGGAGCAG ATTTCTGACTTATATAAGAGCCtagaacaaaaagaaagcaaaatccaGCAGCTAGCAGAAATGGTAAAGAAATTCGAAAAGGAGTTCAAGCAATTTGCACAGTTGTTTGGCAAAAATGGAAGCTTCCTCTCAAATATGCAG GTTCTTGCCAGTCACATTGACAAGTCTGCTTGGCTAGAAGTTCAGGTGCGTCAGTTACTACAAATGGCTAACCAGCAACAGAGTAAATTTGATCTGAAGCCTTTGGTGGAAGCAATTGATACAGTGAAACAGAAAATCACCCTGCTGGAAACCAATGACCAAAGACTAG ttgtTTTGGAAGGGGAGACTAACAAACATGATGCCCACATTAATATTCATAAAGCACAGCTGAATAAAAACGAAGAGCGATTTAAACTGCTAGAAAGCGCCTGCTATAACGGAAAGCTCATCTGGAAGGTGACAGACTACAAGCTGAAGAAGAAGGAGGCGCTGGACGGACACACAGTATCCATCTTCAGCCAGCCCTTCTACACCAGCCGGTGTGGCTACCGCCTCTGCGCTAGAGCCTACCTGAACGGGGACGGGTCTGGGAAGGGGACGCACCTGTCTCTGTACTTTGTGGTGATGCGAGGGGAGTTTGACTCACTGTTGCAGTGGCCGTTCAGGCAGAGGGTGACCCTTATGCTTCTGGACCAGAGTGGCAAAAAGAACCACATTATGGAGACCTTCAAGGCGGACCCCAACAGCAGCAGCTTTAAGAGACCCGACGGGGAGATGAACATCGCCTCCGGCTGTCCTCGCTTTGTGGCTCATTCCACTCTGGAGAATGCCAAGAACACCTACATTAAGGATGATACCCTCTTCTTGAAAGTGGCTGTGGACTTAACTGACCTGGAGGATCTCTAA
- the TRAF5 gene encoding TNF receptor-associated factor 5 isoform X2 — protein MAYFEEQGGVPCGFTRQNSGNSISLDFEPDAEYQFVERLEERYKCAFCHSVLHNPHQTGCGHRFCHQCILALRELDTVPLCPVDKEVIKSQEDHLQHCLFQPVQCSNENCREPVLRKDLKEHLSAYCQFREEKCLYCKKDVVVINLQNHEENLCPDYPVSCPNKCLQTIPRTEVDEHLAVCPEAEQDCPFKNYGCAVKDKRGNLQEHERSALRDHMLLVLEKNFQLEEQISDLYKSLEQKESKIQQLAEMVKKFEKEFKQFAQLFGKNGSFLSNMQVLASHIDKSAWLEVQVRQLLQMANQQQSKFDLKPLVEAIDTVKQKITLLETNDQRLVVLEGETNKHDAHINIHKAQLNKNEERFKLLESACYNGKLIWKVTDYKLKKKEALDGHTVSIFSQPFYTSRCGYRLCARAYLNGDGSGKGTHLSLYFVVMRGEFDSLLQWPFRQRVTLMLLDQSGKKNHIMETFKADPNSSSFKRPDGEMNIASGCPRFVAHSTLENAKNTYIKDDTLFLKVAVDLTDLEDL, from the exons ATGGCCTATTTTGAGGAGCAAGGAGGAGTGCCCTGTGGTTTCACCCGCCAGAATTCTGGCAACTCCATCTCCTTGGACTTCGAGCCCGACGCGGAGTACCAGTTTGTGGAGCGGTTGGAAGAGCGCTACAAGTGTGCCTTCTGCCACTCAGTGCTTCACAACCCCCACCAGACGGGCTGTGGGCACCGCTTCTGCCACCAGTGCATCCTGGCCCTGAG AGAATTGGACACAGTCCCACTCTGCCCTGTAGATAAGGAGGTGATCAAATCTCAGGAG GACCACCTTCAGCACTGCCTGTTCCAGCCTGTGCAGTGTTCTAATGAAAACTGTCGGGAGCCAGTCCTTCGCAAAGATCTGAAAGAGCATCTGAGCGCATACTGCCAGTTTCGAGAGGAAAAATGCCTTTATTGCAAAAAGGATGTGGTAGTCATCAATctacag AATCACGAGGAAAACCTGTGTCCTGACTACCCAGTATCTTGTCCCAACAAGTGTTTGCAGACCATTCCAAGAACTGAG GTGGATGAACACCTGGCCGTGTGTCCTGAAGCTGAACAAGACTGTCCTTTTAAGAACTATGGCTGTGCTGTAAAG GATAAACGGGGGAACCTGCAGGAACATGAGCGTTCGGCCTTACGGGACCACATGcttctggttttagaaaagaactTCCAATTAGAGGAGCAG ATTTCTGACTTATATAAGAGCCtagaacaaaaagaaagcaaaatccaGCAGCTAGCAGAAATGGTAAAGAAATTCGAAAAGGAGTTCAAGCAATTTGCACAGTTGTTTGGCAAAAATGGAAGCTTCCTCTCAAATATGCAG GTTCTTGCCAGTCACATTGACAAGTCTGCTTGGCTAGAAGTTCAGGTGCGTCAGTTACTACAAATGGCTAACCAGCAACAGAGTAAATTTGATCTGAAGCCTTTGGTGGAAGCAATTGATACAGTGAAACAGAAAATCACCCTGCTGGAAACCAATGACCAAAGACTAG ttgtTTTGGAAGGGGAGACTAACAAACATGATGCCCACATTAATATTCATAAAGCACAGCTGAATAAAAACGAAGAGCGATTTAAACTGCTAGAAAGCGCCTGCTATAACGGAAAGCTCATCTGGAAGGTGACAGACTACAAGCTGAAGAAGAAGGAGGCGCTGGACGGACACACAGTATCCATCTTCAGCCAGCCCTTCTACACCAGCCGGTGTGGCTACCGCCTCTGCGCTAGAGCCTACCTGAACGGGGACGGGTCTGGGAAGGGGACGCACCTGTCTCTGTACTTTGTGGTGATGCGAGGGGAGTTTGACTCACTGTTGCAGTGGCCGTTCAGGCAGAGGGTGACCCTTATGCTTCTGGACCAGAGTGGCAAAAAGAACCACATTATGGAGACCTTCAAGGCGGACCCCAACAGCAGCAGCTTTAAGAGACCCGACGGGGAGATGAACATCGCCTCCGGCTGTCCTCGCTTTGTGGCTCATTCCACTCTGGAGAATGCCAAGAACACCTACATTAAGGATGATACCCTCTTCTTGAAAGTGGCTGTGGACTTAACTGACCTGGAGGATCTCTAA